A stretch of the Dechloromonas sp. TW-R-39-2 genome encodes the following:
- the htpG gene encoding molecular chaperone HtpG: MSESATANVNRETLGFQAEVKQLLQLMIHSLYSNKEIFLRELVSNASDACDKLRFEALNNSALYGDDADLKIRIAFNKDARTITISDNGIGLSRDEAVEHLGTIAKSGTKEFFSALTGDQAKDAHLIGQFGVGFYSSFIIADKVTVVSRRAGFEANQAVCWESGGEGDYTVEMVEKATRGTDVTLHLREGEDEFLGGWKLKSIIRKYSDHITLPIVMKKEEWKDGEQLMTEEDETVNQANALWVRAKSDITDEQYKEFYKHVAHDFEDPLSWTHARVEGKQEYTQLLYIPARAPFDLWDRNARHGIKLYVRRVFIMDDAEQLMPLYMRFVRGVVDSADLPLNVSREILQQSKDIDGIRNGCTRKVLGMLEDLAENDKEKYATFWGAFGNVLKEGVGEDHANKEKIAGLLRFASTHNDTTEQNVSLADYIARMKEGQEKIYYVTADTFNAAKNSPHLEIFRKKGIEVLLLSDRVDEWVVGHLTEFDGKQLQSVAKGGLDLGKLEDEAEKQEAEKAADEYKELIDKVKASLGDKVKDVRVTYRLTDSPSCLVSDEHDPSGNLARLMKAAGQQMPNTKPILEVNPNHPAVMRLKYEESRFDDWAALLFEQATLAEGGQLDDPAGFVKRINDLMMALSAK, translated from the coding sequence ATGTCCGAGTCTGCAACTGCGAACGTTAATCGCGAAACCCTGGGTTTCCAGGCTGAAGTCAAACAACTGCTGCAACTGATGATTCATTCCTTGTACAGCAACAAGGAAATTTTTCTGCGCGAGCTGGTTTCAAATGCTTCCGATGCCTGTGACAAGCTTCGTTTTGAAGCCCTTAACAATAGCGCCCTCTATGGCGATGATGCCGACCTGAAAATTCGCATCGCTTTCAACAAGGATGCTCGCACCATCACTATCTCTGACAACGGTATCGGCTTGTCACGTGATGAGGCTGTTGAGCATCTTGGTACGATTGCCAAATCAGGAACCAAGGAATTTTTCTCGGCGCTGACCGGTGACCAGGCCAAGGATGCGCACTTGATCGGCCAATTCGGTGTCGGTTTCTACTCATCGTTCATCATCGCCGACAAAGTTACGGTCGTTTCACGGCGTGCTGGCTTCGAAGCCAATCAGGCTGTTTGCTGGGAGTCGGGTGGTGAGGGCGATTACACCGTCGAGATGGTTGAAAAGGCGACGCGCGGTACCGACGTCACGTTGCATCTGCGTGAGGGCGAGGACGAATTTTTGGGTGGCTGGAAGCTGAAGTCGATCATCCGCAAATACTCCGATCACATTACCTTGCCGATCGTGATGAAGAAGGAAGAGTGGAAAGACGGCGAGCAATTGATGACCGAAGAGGATGAAACGGTCAATCAGGCAAATGCACTCTGGGTGCGTGCCAAGTCTGACATCACCGACGAGCAGTACAAGGAATTCTACAAGCACGTTGCGCACGATTTCGAAGATCCGCTGTCCTGGACGCACGCCCGTGTCGAAGGCAAGCAGGAATACACGCAACTGCTCTATATTCCGGCGCGTGCCCCGTTCGATCTCTGGGATCGTAATGCCCGTCACGGCATCAAACTCTACGTACGCCGCGTCTTCATCATGGACGATGCTGAACAGTTGATGCCGCTCTACATGCGTTTTGTCCGCGGTGTGGTCGATTCGGCCGACCTGCCGCTCAACGTTTCGCGTGAAATCCTGCAGCAGAGCAAGGATATTGACGGTATCCGCAATGGTTGTACGCGCAAGGTGCTCGGTATGCTTGAGGACCTGGCTGAGAACGACAAGGAAAAATACGCGACTTTCTGGGGCGCATTCGGCAATGTGCTCAAGGAAGGCGTCGGCGAGGACCATGCCAACAAGGAAAAAATCGCCGGCCTGCTTCGCTTTGCCTCGACCCACAACGACACGACTGAACAGAATGTCTCGCTGGCCGACTACATCGCCCGCATGAAAGAAGGTCAGGAAAAGATTTATTACGTTACGGCTGATACTTTCAATGCTGCCAAGAACAGTCCGCATCTCGAAATCTTCCGCAAGAAAGGCATCGAAGTCCTGCTGCTCTCCGACCGTGTTGATGAATGGGTCGTCGGTCACCTTACCGAGTTTGACGGGAAGCAACTGCAGTCCGTGGCCAAGGGTGGGCTTGATCTCGGCAAGCTGGAAGATGAGGCAGAAAAGCAGGAGGCCGAAAAGGCTGCTGACGAATACAAGGAACTGATCGACAAGGTCAAGGCCTCGTTGGGCGACAAGGTCAAGGACGTCCGCGTCACCTATCGTCTGACCGACTCGCCGTCATGCCTGGTTTCCGACGAGCATGATCCGTCCGGCAACCTGGCGCGTCTGATGAAGGCGGCAGGCCAGCAAATGCCGAATACCAAGCCGATTCTCGAAGTCAATCCGAACCATCCGGCAGTCATGCGCCTCAAGTATGAAGAAAGCCGCTTCGATGATTGGGCTGCTCTGCTTTTCGAGCAGGCAACCCTGGCTGAAGGTGGCCAACTGGATGATCCGGCTGGCTTCGTCAAGCGGATCAACGACCTGATGATGGCCTTGTCGGCCAAGTAA